In the Phenylobacterium soli genome, TGGCGCCGTCGGCCTGGAAGCTGCGGATCTTCTGATCGGCCTCGATGCCCAGCGGCGTGGCGTCGTATTCGGCGCTCATCAGCTTGGCCTTGTCGTAGGCCGAGACGTCCTTGCCTTCCTTCGCCCACTCCTCGAACACCTGCTCGCGGAACTTCAGCGTCCAGTTGAAGGACGGGCTGTTGTTGTAGGCGAGCTTGGCGTTCGGCACGACTTCACGGATGCGGTCGACCATGCCGGCGATCTGCTCGACGTGGGGCTTCTCGGTCTCGATCCACAGCAGGTCGGCGCCGTTCTGCAGCGAGGTGATGCAGTCGAGGACACAGCGATCCTCGCCGGTGCCGGCGCGGAACTGGAAGAGGTTCGAGGGCAGGCGCTTCGGACGCAGCAGCTTGCCGTTGCGCGTGATGACCACGTCGCCGTTGGTGACGTCGGCCGGGGTGATCTCGTCGCAGTCGAGGAAGGCGTTGTACTGGTCGCCCAGGTCGCCCGGGGTCTTCGAGTAGGCGATCTGCTTGGTCAGGCCGGCGCCGAGGCTGTCGGTGCGCGCGACGATGACGCCGTTGTCGACGCCCAGCTCGAGGAAGGCGTAACGGACCGCGCGGAGCTTCTGGATGAAGTCCTCATGCGGAACGGTGACCTTGCCGTCCTGGTGGCCGCACTGCTTCTCGTCCGAGACCTGGTTTTCGATCTGGATGGCGCAGGCGCCGGCCTCGATCATCTTCTTGGCCAGCAGGTAGGTCGCCTCGGCGTTGCCGAAGCCGGCGTCGATGTCGGCGATGATCGGAACGACGTGGGTCTCGAAGTTGTCGATCTTGTCCTGGATCTGCTGCTCCTTGGCCTGGTCGCCGGCCTTGCGGGCGGCGTCGAGATCGCGGAACAGGCCGCCGAGCTCACGGGCGTCGGCCTGCTTCAGGAAGGTGTAGATCTCTTCGATCAGCGCCGGCACCGAGGTCTTCTCGTGCATCGACTGGTCCGGCAGCGGGCCGAACTCGGAGCGCAGGGCGGCGATCATCCAGCCCGACAGGTAGATGTAGCGGCGCTTGGTGGTGCCGAAGTGGCGCTTGACCGCGATCATCTTCTGCTGGGCGACGAAGCCGTGCCAGCAGCCCAGCGACTGGGTGTAGTTGGACGGGTCGGCGTCGTAGGCCGCCATGTCCTTGCGCATGATGTCGGCGGTGTACTTGGCGATCTCCAGGCCGGTCTTGAACCGGTTCTGCAGGCGCATGCGGGCCACGGCCTCCGGGTCGATGCCGTCCCAAGCGCCGTTCTTGTTTTTGACGAGCTGGCTCATCTCGATGATGTGGTCTTGGTAGGACATCTGCCTCTTCCGCGTTTTACCGGGTAATCTGGGGTGGCTTTGACAAGCCGCGCGGGCCTTTAACGCTTGAATTCCCTCTATGTGAACCCGCTTCACTCAGCGAAAAAGCCACGCTGTCACAGGCAGACATTGTAAAAATTGTAAATCTGTGACAATTTCACAGAGCCATGGCCAACCCGCCGACCGTCGACCGCAAACTGTTTCTCGGCGCCCGCCTCAAGCGCCTGCGGCGCGAGCTCGGCCTGACCCAGACTCGCATGGCCGAGGACCTCGGCGTCTCGCCGAGCTACCTCAACCTGCTGGAGCGCAACCAGCGGCCGGTCACCGCCCAGGTGCTGCTGCGCCTGGCCGAGGCCTATGACCTCGACCTCAAGACCCTGTCGCACGACCAGGAGAGCGGCAGCGCCGGCGACCTCGCCGAGGTGCTCTCCGACCAGCTGTTCCGCGACCTCGGCGTGCCCCGCCACGAGATCGCCGAGGTGGCCGAGACTGCGCCGGGCGTCGCCGAGGCGATGGTGCGCCTCTATCGCACCTACCTGGAGAAGCGCCGGCTCTCCGAGCTGGGCGCCGTCGGCCGGCCGGAGGAGGGCACCTTCGACCAGCCCTCGCCGTCGGACTGGGTGCGCGACTTCATCCAGGCGCAGAAGAACTACTTCGCCGACCTCGAGGAGGCGGCCGACCTGCTCTCCGCCGAGCTCAAGGCCGAACCGCAGGAGTTCCACACGGCCGCCCGCGATCGGCTGGCGCGCCGCCACGGCATCCAGGTGCGCGTCGTGCCCGTCGACGTCCTGCCCGAGAGCGTGCGCCGCTTCGACTATCACCGCCGGCGGCTGTTTCTCTCCGAGGTGCTGACCGGCGCCGGCCGCTCCTTCTCGCTCGCCTACCAGCTGGCGCTGCTGGAGAACGGACCGCTGCTCGACGGCCTCGCCGACCGCGCCGCGCCCCCGGACCGGCCGACCCGCAACCTTCTGAAGGTGAGCCTCGCCAACTACCTGGCCGCCGCGGTCCTGATGCCCTACGGCGCCTTCCACGATGCGGCCGAGCGCACCGGCTACGACATCGAGCTGATCCGCGCCCGCTTCGGCGTCTCCTTCGAGCAGGCCTGCCACCGGCTCACAACCCTGGCGCGGCCGGGCCAGCGTGGCGTGCCCTTCTTCATGGTGCGCACGGACTCGGCGGGGAACATCTCAAAGCGCTTCGCCGGCGCGGCCTTTCCCTTCTCGCGGTTCGGCGGCGCCTGCCCGCGCTGGAACATCCATTCGAGCTTCCGCACGCCCGGCCGGATCGTCACCCAGATCATCGAGACGCCCGACGGCGAGCGTTACTTCACCATCGCGCGCACGGTGTCGCGCGTCTCCACGCCCTACGCTGGCGAGGACGCAGAGCTGGCCATCGGCATGGGCTGCGAGCTCAAGTACGCCGAACGGCTGGTCTATTCGAAGGGCCTGGACCTCGCCGAGCCCGTGGCCACCCCCATCGGCCCGGCCTGCCGGATCTGCGAGCGCCCCGCCTGCCCGCAGCGCGCGGCCGAGCCGATCAGCCGAACCTTGACCGTGGACGACTTTACAAAGTCGATCTCGCCCTATCCCTTCGCGTCGAGTTGACGCTGCTCGGGAATTAAAGAAGCGCTGGCGTTCCACCAAACCGCATGCACAAATGCTTGAAAAGTTGCGGGGTTGAAACGTCAAGATGCAGCGTAACGTCGCTCGGTCTACCGACAGGTTTGAGCGCAAGCGGGAAGCGATCCTCGACGCGGCCACGGTGCTTCTCAACGCGCACGGCGCGCGCGGCCTGACGCTCGGCGCCGCCGCCGCCGCGGTCGGGCTCTCCACCACCAGCGTGACCTACTACTTCCGGCGCAAGGACGAGCTGGCCGGCGCCTGCATGATGCGCGGCATGGCGCAGATGGAGGAGATCGTCGCCGCCGCCCTCGTCGAGGCGACGCCCCAGGACCGTCTTCGCCGCCTGCTCGATCTCTATCTCGAACGCGTGCGCCAGACCGTGGTCGGCGAGGCGCCGCCCCTGCCGATCCTGGCGGATCTGGGGGCGCTCAACTCGCCGGTGCTGGAGCGGGCCTTCGAGGCCTACGCCCGGCTGTTCCGACATCTGCGCCAGATCTTCGACAGCCCTGAGCTCGAATGGCTCAGCCGGGGACGGCGCGCGGCCCGTACCCATCTTTTGATGGAGCAGCTGTTCTGGGCCGCGGCGTGGCTGTCGAAATACGACGCGGAGGACTATCCGCGGGTCCGCGACAAGATGTTCGACATCCTCGTGAACGGGTTCGCCGCCCCGGGCCGGGCGTGGGAGCCGAGCGCCATGCAGCTCGATGAGCTGCTGTCGCGGGATCGACAGACCAACGGCCGCGAGACCTTCCTGCTCGCGGCCACCCGACTGATCAACAAGCGCGGCTACCGCGGCGCGTCGGTCGACAAGATCTCGGCCGAGCTCAACGTCACCAAGGGCAGTTTCTACCACCACAACGACGCCAAGGATGACCTCGTCGTCGCCTGCTTCGAACGCACCTTCGACGTGCTGCGCCGGGCGCAGCGCATGGCCATGGAGCTTCCCGGCGACCAGTGGCTCCGCCTCTCGAGCGTGACGGCCGCCCTCACGGAATTCCAGCTCTCCGACTCCGGGCCCATGCTGCGACCCTCCGGGGTCTCGGCCGTCCCCGAGCCCTACCACGGCCCGCTGATGGACCAGGTGACCCGCATCTCGGACCGCTTCGCCTCGATGATCTCCGACGGCATCGCCGAGGGCTCCATCCGGCCGGTCGATCCCTTCATCGCCGCCCAGATGCTCGGCGCCGGCATCAACGCCGCCTCGGAGCTCCGCTTCTGGGTTCCGGGCCTGAAGCAGAAGGCCGGACCGGCGGTGTTCGCGCGGCCGCTGCTGATGGGGATCTTCGGTCCCTGAGGGCTAGCGCGGATCGCGGGACCGCTCCTCCTCGCGATGCGTCTCGATTTCCTCGGCGGTCTGTTCGTCGAGATGCGTGAGCTCGTCGCGCGCATCGCCATGCGCCCGCAGCAGCTCGTCGAGCTTGGCCTGGATGGCCTGGGTGTCGCGATGCTCCGCGCGCTGGATGAACAGGGTCATGGTCCAGGTGACCAGGGTCGCCAGGCCATGGAAGTCCAGGCTCTCGCGATCGAACACCACCCAGGCCACGGTATAGAGACCGAGGATCGCGAAGGCGACCGGGTGGCCGCTCATCACCCCCAGTTCGGTCAGGCCGCGTTGCAGGGCGCGCTTGGGCATGCGGCGCGAACGCCGCGCCGCAGCGCCCGTTCCCGCGCCTTAGCGAAGGTTAGCCGACGGTCAGGACCACCTTGCCCACGTGGGCGCCGGCTTCCAGGTGGGCGTGGGCCTCGGCGGCCACTGCCAGCGGAAAGGTGGCGTCGACCACGGTCTTGATCTTGCCGGCCTCGATCCAGGGCCAGACGACCCGCTCGACCTCGGCGGCGAGCCGCGCCTTCTCGTCGGCGCTGCGCGGCCGCAGGGTGGAGCCGGTGACCACGGCCCGCTTCTGCATCAGCCGGAAGATCGGCAGGGCCACCTCGCCGCCGCCCAGCGAGGCGATGAAGACGATCCGTCCGCCGGTCTTCAGGGCGTCCAGCTCCTTGGCGAAATAGTCGCCGCCGACCATGTCCAGCACCACGTCGACGCCGCCCTCGCGCTTGGCGACCTCGGCGAAGTCCTCCCGGGTGGTGTCGACGGCGACGTCCGCGCCCAGCGCCCTGGCCTGGGCGGCCTTGTCCGCGCCGCGCGCCGTGGCGATGACCTTGGCTCCGGCGGCGTTGGCCATCTGGATGGCGGTCACGCCGATGCCGGAAGTCGCGCCATGCACCATGAAGGTCTCGCCCGCCTTGAGCGCCCCATGCTCGAAGACGTTGGCGAAGACGGTGAAGACGGTCTCCGGCAGGCCGGCGGCCTCGACGAAATCGAAGCCCTTCGGAATCGGCAGGGCGTGGCGCGCGTCGCAGGCGACGTATTCGGCGTAGCCGCCGCCGCCCAGCAGGGCGCACACGTTGTCGCCGACCTTCCAGCGCCCCGCGGCCACGGCCACCTCCCCGGCGACCTCGAGGCCGAGGGTGGCCGGCGCGCCCGGCGGCGGCGGATAGGCCCCCAGGCGCTGCAGAAGGTCCGGGCGGTTGACGCCGGCGGCGCGCACCTTGATGAGCACCTCGCCGGGGGCGGGCGCCGGCCGCGCGAGGGTCTCCGGCTTCAGCGCGTCGGCGGGGCCCTTGCCGCCCTCGATCGCGATGGCGGTCATGGTGTCGCTCATGGCCTCGTCCCCTGAATCTTGCTTCTCTGCCCGGTCCGGGGTTGGATAGCGCCCAAACGGGGGCCGGCAAAGGAGGCTCGCGAGTGGAAGAACCTGCTGAAGTTCGGATCGGCCGCGGTCAGCGGCTGGCGGAGGCGGTCCGCGAGGACCTGGAGTTGTACGGGGTGGTCGAGCTTGAGGAGCGTCTGGAGACGCTGAGGGCCGAGATCGCCCGGGTCGAGGCCCAGCTCGAGCGCAAGCGCGCCGGCCGGGCGGCGGCCGACGCCCTGTTCGGCGCGCGCTCCACCTGAGCGGGCGTTGGCACAGGGGTTGCAGGATGAAACCTGGGTCACGGGCGACGTCCTGGGGCGGGAAGAGATTGAGAGGCTGACTTCTTGATGATCGAAGCTAACGCCCCGTCCGATTGGCGCGCCGAGGTGATCCAGGATTTCGCCCGGTCGGAGCTGTTCGAGCGCACCTTCCAGGAAGGGATGGAGCTCGTGGAGGAGACGGCGGGCTATCTGGACGGCGCGGGCCGGCAGACCTCGAAGTCGCTCTCGCGGAACGCGGCGCTCGCCTATGCCGCCGAGAGCATGCGCCTGACCACGCGGCTGATGCAGGTGGCGTCCTGGCTGCTCGTCCAGCGCGCGGTGCGCGAAGGGGACATGGCGCCCGCCGCCGCCTGCGAGGAGCGCTATCGGCTGAACTCCGAGGAAGCGCGCGCCGCAGACCCCGATCACGCCACCGACGAGTTGCCGCTGGAACTGCTGGAGCTCGTCGACAGGGCCGAGCGGCTCTACGACCGTGTTCGTCACCTCGATCGCCGCATGTACGTGGAAGGCGCCGTCGACGAGGCGCCCCACCCGGTGCTGTCGCAGATCGATCGCCTGCGTCAGGCCTTCGGGACCTGACCCCGCGATATCGGCTGAGGACATCCGCTTCTCTGGGGGGAGAAACGGAAAACGCCGCGGAGGAGAGATCCTCCGCGGCGTTTGGTTTTTGAACACATCGTTCCGCTCGCGGCGGCCACGTCCCGCGTCCGCGAGCCCGAGACCGCGCCGAGCGCGGCCTACTTGCGGGTGAAGGCGCCGAACTTGGCGTTGAAGCGCGACACGCGGCCACCGCGGTCGAGCAGCTGCTGCGAGCCGCCGGTCCACGCCGGGTGGGTCTTCGGATCGATGTCCAGGTTCAGCGTCGCGCCTTCCTGGCCATAGGTCGACCGGGTCTTGTAGGTCGTGCCATCGGTCATCACGACGGTGATGAAGTGATAGTCGGGGTGCGTGTCTTGTTTCATCGCGCGGGCGCCTGACGTAAAGGAGCGGCCAAAGAAAAGAGGCCGCCGGCGAGGGGGCCTTCGAAAACGAGCCGCGCGTATAGCTGAAACGTCGGGCGAAATGCAAGGTTTGAGTGGGTTATGAGTGAACCGTCCGGCGAATCCGCCGCGCCAGGCCGGCCCAACAGCGGCCAGGCGCTCGCCCAGAGCCTCACCGAGGCGGCCGCCAAGCGGGACCGCAGCCGCAACATCGGCGCCCTGCGCAGGCTGGCGCCCTTCGTCCGCGATCACTGGGGCGACGCCGTTCTGGCGAGCCTCTTCCTGCTGGTCTCCACCAGCGCCACGCTCGGGCTCTCCGGAGCGGTGCGCCTGCTGGTCGATCATCTGACCACGGCCAAGGCGGGCGGCGGCGCGGATGGGCTGAACCGCTGGTTCTGGCTGCTCGGCGGCGTGGCCCTGACCCTCGGCTTCGCCAGCGCCGGCCGCTACTTCTTCATCACCAAGCTGGGCGAGCGGGTCGTCGCCGACCTGCGCAAGGTCGTCTATGGCCACATCCTGACCCTGGACCAGGCCTTCTTCCTGGCTACCCGCACGGGTGAAGTGCTGTCGCGGCTGACCACGGACATCCAGATCGTCGAGACCCTCGTCGGCTCCTCCGTCTCGATCGCCACCCGCAACGCCCTGATGCTGGTCGGCGCCCTCGTCATGATGGTGGTCGTCAGTCCGCACCTGACCGGCCTCGTGCTGCTGCTGATCCCGCTGGTGCTGGCGCCGCTGTTCCTGTTCGGCCGGCGGGTGCGCAAGCTGACCGCCTCGACGCAGGACCAGTTCGCCGAGGCGGTGGGCTACGCCGGGGAGAGCCTGGATGCGCTGGAGACGGTCCAGGCGTTCGGCCGCGAAGGCTCGGCGTCAGGCCGTTTCGGCGCCGCCGTGGAGGCCGCCTTCCGCACCTCGCTGCGGCGGATGAGCGCCCGGGCGGTCATGACCGCCCTCGTCATCGGCGTCGTCTTCAACGGCGTGGTCGGCATCTTCTGGCTGGGCGTCCACTCGGCCGTCACCGGCTCGATGAGCTGGGGCGCGCTCTTCCAGTTCGCGATCCTGTCGGTGATGGCCGCCGGTTCGGTGGGCGCGCTCGGGGAGACCTGGGGCGACGTCCAGAAGGCCGCGGGGGCCATGGAGCGCATCGGCGAGCTGCTCGACGCCGAGCCCGGCGTCGCCGCGCCGGCCAACCCGACGCCGCTTCCCGTGCCGCCGCGCGGCGAGGTGGCGCTGCAGGACGTGACCTTCGCCTACCCCGCCCGGCCCGACCTGCCGGCGCTGAAGGGCTTCAGCCTCGCGGTCCGGCCCGGCGAGCGGGTGGCCCTGGTCGGCCCGTCGGGCGCGGGCAAGAGCACGGTGCTGCGGCTGCTGCTGCGCTTCTACGATCCGCAGGCGGGCCGGGTGCTCGTGGACGGGATCGACGTGCGCGACGCCGATCCGGCCGAGGTGCGCGCCCGCATGGCCCTGGTGGCCCAGGACTCGCCGCTGTTCTCCGGATCGGCGGCGGAGAACGTGCGCTTCGGGCGCGAGGCGGCCGACGATGCGGCGGTCCTGGCGGCGGTCCGCGCCGCCCAGGCCGAGGTGTTCCTGAAAGCCCTGCCGCAGGGCCTGGAGACGCCGGTCGGCGAGCGCGCCCGCGGCCTCTCCGGCGGCCAGCGTCAGCGGCTGGCCATCGCCCGCGCCCTGGTGCGCGAGGCGCCGATCCTGCTCCTCGACGAGGCCACCAGCGCGCTCGACGCCGAGAACGAGCAGCTGGTCCAGCGCGCCCTCGACAAGGCGATGCACGGCCGCACGACCCTGGTCATCGCCCACCGCCTCGCCACCGTCCTCAAGGCTGACCGCATCGTCGTCATGGACGACGGCAGGGTGGTCGAGGAGGGGACCCACCACGACCTCGTCGCCAAGGGCGGCCTCTACGCCCGCCTGGCGGCGCTGCAGTTCGGCGAGGCCGCCTAGGCCGGGAACATCTCGTTGCGGACCTTCACCGACAGCCCGGTGAAGTCGCTGAACAGGCCATCGATCCCGGCGCCATAGAGGGCGCGGTAGACCGCGTCGACGTCGCCGTGGTCGGCCGGGTTCGCGCCCTTGCGCAACTTGGCGGGCAGGAAGCCGTTCTCCGCCCGGACGGTCCACGGATGCACCTTCAGGCCGGCCGCGTGCGCCTCGGCCACCAGCGGCGTCGCCGGGCCAAGACCGCCGTCGACGATCGGCACGACCATCGGCCATTCCGGTCCGAGGCCGTCGGCGAAGGCCGCGACCTGCTTCATCCCGGAGCCCGACAGCATCTCCGCATAGGTGGTCTTCGGCATGTCGGCCGGGCCGCCCTCCCGCGAGACGAGGAACACCCTCGGGGCCTTGGAGAGGGTCGCGAAGGTCTTGAGGGCCCCGACCTCGAAGCACTGCACGAACACCGGCGCAGAGTGGCTGTTCAGGCCGTTGGCCTTGAGGAAGTCGGCCAGCCGATGCTCCAGCGGCAGGCCGATGGAAGCGAAGTAGCTGGGATGCTTCATCTCCGGATAGGTGCCGATGGTTCGGCCGAGGCGGCGGCTCTCGGCGCGGGCGAGGTCGAGCATCTCCAGGTAGGTGGGGATCGTCTCGAGCCCGTCGTACCTGGCGCTCTGCGGGCGAAGGCCCGGCAGGCGCTCGCGGGCGCGCAGGGTCTTCAGCTCGGCGAGCGTGAAGTCCTCGGTGAACCAGCCCGTGAGCGTCTCGCCGTCGATGACCTTGGTCGTCTTGCGGCCGGCGAACTCAGGATGGTTGGCGACGTCGGTCGTGCCGCCGATCTCCGGCTCGTGGCGCACCACCAGATGGCCGTCCTTGGTCGGCACCAGGTCCGGCTCGATGAAGTCGGCCCCCTCGGCGATGGCCAGCTTGTAGGCCATCAGGGTGTGCTCGGGCCGCTCGCCGCTGGCGCCGCGGTGGGCGATGGCCAGCGGGCGCGGTCGCCTCGCCGCGGCGAAGGCCGGAGAAGCCGCGAGCGCGGCGGTGGCGGCGGCGAGGGCGCGTCGTGTGAGCTGCATGGAGGCGCAGCTTACAGACTTGTGTGACAGTTCCTACTTGGCGGCGACGGCCAGCCGCTCGAGCAGCAGCGGATGGATCTCGAGGTTGGCCGCGCAGATCGAGCCCGAGGCCAGCACGTCGTCGCCGCCGTCGGCGTTGGTCACCTTGCCGCCGGCCTCGGTGACCATCAGCACGCCCGCCGCCAGGTCCCACGGCGCCAGGTCACGCTCCCAGTAGCCGTCGTACCGGCCGGCCGCGACCCAGGCGAGGTCGAGGGCCGCCGAGCCGAAGCGGCGAACGCCGGCCACGCGCTGGGTGATCTGGTGCAGTTCCTTCAGGAAGCGGCCGTGCTGCCCGTGGCCCAGGAACGGAATGCCGGTGGCGAGGACCGACTCGTCCAGATGCCGGCGGGCGGCGACGCGAAGGCGCTTGTCGTTGACGTAGCAGCCCTTGCCCTTCTCGGCCCAGAACAGCTCGTTGGTCGCCGGATTGTAGGTGACGGCCGCCACCACCACGCCCTCGCGCTCCAGCGCGATGTTGATGGCGAAGTGGGGGATGGCGTGCAGGAAGTTGGTGGTGCCGTCGAGCGGATCGACGATCCAGGTGTGGGTCTTGTCCGTGCCCTCGATCAGCCCGCGTTCCTCGCCATGGAAGCTGTAGCCCGGGCGCGCCTTGGTCAGCGCCTCGAACAGCACCTGCTCGGCCTTGAGGTCGGCGGCGGAGACGAAGTCGGCGGGCGCCTTGCGGGCGACCTGCAGCTCGGCGAGCTCGCCGAAATCCCGGTTCAGGCCGCGCGCGGCCTTGCGCGCGGCGTCGCTCATCACCTTCAGGAGGGCGGATTGGGTGGTCACGATGGGAAAGATCTCGAACGGATAGAGGGCGCGGAACCTAGGGTGAGGGGCCTCGCAAAGCAAGGCGGGCGTCAGCCGCGGTCGGCGATGCCCCTGGCGATCTCGGCGTTGAGCGCCTTCACCGCCGCGGCGGGACCCTCGCCGTAGGACCAGACCCCGGCCGAGACGGCCAGGAAATCGGCGCCCGCCGCGGCCAGGCCGCGGGCGTTGTCCACGGTGATGCCGCCGATCGCCACGCAGGGGACCTCCATGGTTTCCTGCCAGATGGTCAGGACCTCGGGGTCGGCGCGGGTCTTGGGCTCCTTCGTGGTCGTCGGGAAGAAGGCGCCGAAGGCCACATAGTCGGCGCCGGCTTCCGCCGCCTCCATGGCCAGGTGCCGGCTGTCGTGGCAGGTGACGCCCACCATCCGGTTCTTGCCGACGATGCGGCGCGCCTCGGCGTAGGGCGCGTCGTCCTGGCCGATGTGCACGCCGTCGCAGTCGAGGCTGGCGGCCAGGTCGGGCCGGTCGTTCATGATCACCGCCACACCGCGCGCCTGGGCGATGGGCTTCAGCACGTCGACGGACGCGGCGATCACCTCGTCGGGCGCGTCCTTGAGGCGGATCTGCAGGGCGGCGACGTCGCCGGCGTCGAGGGCGTGGCCGAGCACATGGCCGAAGGCGGCCAGGTCGTCGAGGCGCGGGGGGGTGATCAGGTAAAGGCGGCAGAGCGGCGGGGCCATAAGGCCCTAGAGCCCATCTAGGCGGCGCCTTCAAGAGGCAGCGGGCGTGGCCCGCGTCCGATCAGCGTCAGGATGTGGAAGGCGGCGAGGGCGAAGACGACCACATAGACCGCGACGAAGGTCAGGAACGGCCCTGAGGGGACGCCTTGGGCGGCTCCCACCAGGGACGCCGGCGACCGATCGATCTCGGCCACGAGCCAGCCCGCTAGGGCGCCGACGATC is a window encoding:
- the thiE gene encoding thiamine phosphate synthase, whose translation is MAPPLCRLYLITPPRLDDLAAFGHVLGHALDAGDVAALQIRLKDAPDEVIAASVDVLKPIAQARGVAVIMNDRPDLAASLDCDGVHIGQDDAPYAEARRIVGKNRMVGVTCHDSRHLAMEAAEAGADYVAFGAFFPTTTKEPKTRADPEVLTIWQETMEVPCVAIGGITVDNARGLAAAGADFLAVSAGVWSYGEGPAAAVKALNAEIARGIADRG